The following coding sequences lie in one Haematobia irritans isolate KBUSLIRL chromosome 3, ASM5000362v1, whole genome shotgun sequence genomic window:
- the LOC142231978 gene encoding uncharacterized protein LOC142231978 isoform X2: MRWITLTGLLLLLHIPYMQAVFEGDPCKTKGTLGVCKPWDGCPVMETLIKSHEYNIQEVVRCGFDVWKELICCPSSKPEMKANGTTSSSVGDTTSNYEFGLSILEIFMEPNTNTTDTIPKPDFWWNLSSPSVTTTTMKTLNYEAKELNESSKFFDSLEHGIEEDDIESRCRKKVAKVKFPNDGKEIHNETNLGKPKNDPTNLNLPQKQQQQTPEQSLLSNQSVESLSTETNNATEDEQLDLLIQSIFNTQFEFQNQYPKIEEEQSESFNESEKYVNSSSPKTNEADMEEASTTTTKSSNLDSEGLNGSSKTKDEISQANHSSESLAEEVTNSTSGDTLDVLIQSVFNTQNQSNQYPILENESNGNVENSSGSISSLGRDIQNVFNISNQYPILEKGPNGDDQNFSVSIPTEVVSSAEGDNVDLLIQSVFNTQYEQTGNEQNSSGLNEVTNSTGGDKLDLLIQSQNQYAENGNELNSSGSVPNEVTNSTGGNKLDLLIQSQNQYEQNGNEQTTSGSNEVTNSTGGDKLNLFIQSQNQYGNELNSSGSVPNEVTNSTGGNKLDLLIQSVFNTQFEYQNQYSTVEEEKNGIFNGSEEHAKYADTLSSNSITNEADKDNFSMDSLNTSITTTIKPFIFSPEDPNENSIFHDFPDHLNHHFNVSSLDNEGNRTNNQSILEGQNIQGEVLNLEKPSNASKNLNFPQQHNLNNETLQTNHSFGSSFMGVSNFNETLKPHGTKHSEGNKVDLLIQSLFNTYFDFKNQHPLNEQNGNISDSEQLYGEYGISQTNVTKYANATEADNVASFGQASLSTKPNETSFLPVDPSTHEVKHSESHENGIALPGPLSLLGSLHKHVKKLDHGPSIFTQASTVNNSSSHHPNSFDSIQKIYKNIKNFGMDIVKTEIGKMEHALGSLPIDLEKSYQPRVIRAHQSNPQFDKEPEPMADYPEDPLNFVIEKTKALLHSQPQQTRTDGKSSSKYRGAAQINQPTKNQNRSPSNLISQHRPIPLQANGVDQIPSNQRRTIYNPPISEYSNTSQLFYTQSKLLQSLEPYEFLPSPEEGLADRSAENYSSTPSKRRPNISIDRPAVRACRRFERGLNASVVHHILGGVPAELGEFPHMVGIGYSRIAGNGQAAHCVDSNDRIPSIVRMGVVNFNDPDEMLEAVQIGIKQYFIHDDYKSGRTYNDIAILELKRPAPLSKFIYPACLYTDEADPKRNVRLTVTGWGSVNVNTRKFSNILLKAHLHVTPLEECNSSYVAYGLSRAVMKGIIKTQLCAKDDKDLKDSCHGDSGGPLNLLVDESRNNYRVVGIVNSGISCASPIPGLYTRVAAFLDFVEKIVWPNGGD; encoded by the exons ATGCGGTGGATAACGCTTACAGGTCTCTTATTATTGCTTCACATTCCTTATATGCAGGCAGTTTTCG AAGGAGATCCATGTAAAACTAAAGGAACACTGGGTGTCTGCAAACCATGGGATGGCTGTCCTGTAATGGAGACTTTAATTAAGAGTCATGAATACAACATTCAAGAAGTTGTTCGTTGTGGATTTGATGTATGGAAAGAATTGATTTGTTGTCCCTCTTCTAAGCCGGAAATGAAAGCGAATGGAACCACTTCATCATCGGTGGG AGATACAACATCGAATTATGAATTTGGATTAAGTATTTTGGAAATCTTCATGGAACCAAATACAAATACGACAGACACCATTccaaagccagatttttggtggAATTTATCAAGCCCCTCTGTGACCACAACTACAATGAAGACTTTAAATTATGAGGCTAaagaattaaatgaaagttCCAAGTTTTTTGATTCATTAGAGCATGGAATTGAAGAGGATGATATTGAGTCTAGATGTAGGAAAAAAGTAGCAAAAGTCAAATTTCCTAATGATGGAAAGGAAATCCATAACGAAACCAATTTGGGGAAGCCAAAAAATGAtccaaccaatttaaatttacctcaaaaacaacaacagcaaaccCCAGAACAGAGTTTACTATCCAATCAGTCTGTGGAATCACTTTCAACTGAGACAAATAACGCTACAGAAGACGAGCAATTGGATCTACTTATTCAAAGTATTTTTAATACGCAATTTGAGTTCCAGAATCAATATCCCAAAATTGAAGAGGAACAGAGCGAAAGTTTCAATGAATCGGAAAAATATGTTAATAGTTCATCTCCAAAAACTAATGAAGCTGACATGGAGGAGGCCTCTACAACAACCACCAAATCTTCAAACCTTGATTCAGAAGGCCTAAATGGAAGTTCCAAAACAAAAGATGAGATTTCACAAGCCAATCATTCTTCAGAATCACTTGCTGAAGAAGTAACTAACTCTACGAGTGGAGATACCTTGGATGTACTTATCCAGAGTGTTTTCAATAcacaaaatcaatcaaatcaaTATCCCATACTTGAAAATGAATCAAACGGAAACGTGGAAAACTCTTCAGGATCAATCTCCTCTTTGGGAAGAGATATCCAGAATGTGTTTAATATATCAAATCAATATCCTATACTTGAAAAAGGACCAAACGGAGATGATCAAAACTTTTCAGTATCAATACCCACAGAAGTAGTCTCCTCTGCGGAAGGAGATAATGTGGATCTACTTATCCAGAGTGTGTTTAACACGCAATATGAACAAACTGGAAATGAGCAAAACTCTTCAGGTCTCAATGAGGTTACTAACTCTACTGGAGGAGATAAATTGGATCTTCTTATTCAGAGTCAAAATCAATATGCAGAAAATGGGAATGAGCTCAACTCTTCGGGATCTGTACCCAATGAAGTAACTAACTCTACAGGAGGAAATAAATTGGATCTCCTTATCCAGAgtcaaaatcaatatgaacaaaATGGAAATGAGCaaaccacttctggatccaatgAGGTAACTAACTCTACTGGAGGAGATAAATTGAATCTTTTTATTCAGAGTCAAAATCAATATGGGAATGAGCTCAACTCTTCTGGATCTGTACCCAATGAAGTAACTAACTCTACAGGAGGAAATAAATTGGATCTCCTGATCCAGAGTGTGTTTAATACACAATTTGAGTATCAAAATCAATATTCCACAGTTGAAGAGGAGAAGAACGGGATATTCAATGGATCTGAAGAACATGCCAAGTATGCTGATACTTTGTCTTCAAATTCAATTACTAATGAAGCTGACAAGGATAACTTCTCGATGGATTCGTTaaatacatcgataacaacaacaattaagCCCTTCATCTTTTCTCCAGAGGACCCAAATGAAAACTCCATCTTTCATGATTTCCCAGATCATTTAAATCATCACTTTAATGTATCTTCTCTTGACAATGAAGGTAACAGAACCAATAACCAATCCATTCTGGAAGGGCAGAATATTCAGGGAGAGGTACTGAACCTTGAGAAACCTTCaaatgcttcaaaaaatttgaattttccgcAACAACATAACCTCAATAATGAGACCTTACAAACTAATCATTCTTTTGGATCAAGTTTCATGGGAGTAAGTAACTTTAATGAAACTCTTAAACCGCATGGAACTAAGCATTCTGAAGGAAATAAAGTAGATCTTCTTATTCAGAGTTTATTCAATAcatattttgattttaaaaatcaaCATCCTCTAAATGAACAAAACGGTAATATCAGTGATTCTGAACAATTATATGGGGAATATGGAATTTCCCAAACTAATGTTACAAAATACGCAAATGCTACTGAAGCAGATAATGTAGCAAGTTTTGGCCAGGCATCCCTTTCCACAAAACCAAATGAAACATCATTCCTCCCTGTGGATCCCTCAACGCATGAGGTTAAACATTCCGAATCACATGAAAATGGAATAGCATTGCCTGGTCCTTTATCACTTCTTGGATCATTGCATAAGCATGTCAAAAAATTAGATCACGGACCATCTATATTCACTCAAGCTTCCACAGTGAATAACTCATCATCCCATCACCCAAATTCTTTTGattccatacaaaaaatttacaaaaatattaagaatttcGGTATGGATATTGTTAAAACTGAAATTGGTAAAATGGAACATGCTCTAGGAAGTCTTCCAATCGATCTAGAAAAATCATATCAACCACGGGTCATTAGAGCCCATCAATCAAATCCACAGTTTGATAAGGAACCGGAGCCAATGGCAGATTATCCAGAAGATCcacttaattttgtaatagaaaaAACTAAAGCACTGCTCCATAGTCAACCCCAACAAACTCGAACTGATGGAAAATCTTCATCAAAATATCGAGGGGCTGCTCAGATAAACCAACCAACTAAAAATCAAAACCGGTCCCCATCAAATTTAATATCACAACACCGTCCCATTCCTCTTCAAGCCAATGGAGTTGATCAAATTCCAAGTAATCAAAGACGAACCATATATAATCCTCCAATATCAGAATATTCCAATACAAGTCaacttttctatacacaatCCAAACTTCTGCAGTCATTAGAGCCATATGAATTTCTTCCATCTCCAGAAGAGGGTTTAGCTGATCGCAGTGCAGAAAACTACTCAAG TACCCCATCCAAACGGAGACCGAATATATCCATTGATAGGCCGGCCGTTAGAG CTTGCCGTCGCTTTGAGCGTGGACTGAATGCTAGTGTTGTACATCATATTTTGGGTGGTGTTCCTGCGGAATTGGGTGAATTTCCTCACATGGTAGGCATTGGTTATAGTCGTATTGCTGGCAATGGTCAAG CTGCTCATTGTGTTGATTCCAACGATCGTATACCCTCTATTGTTCGTATGGGTGTGGTGAATTTTAATGATCCCGATGAAATGCTTGAAGCTGTTCAAATAGGAATAAAG CAATATTTTATTCACGATGACTACAAATCGGGACGAACCTATAACGATATTGCAATTTTAGAATTGAAAAGACCAGCTCCCTTATCTAAgtttatatatcccgcatgcctATACACCGATGAAGCTGATCCCAAACGTAATGTTCGTTTAACAGTAACTGGCTGGGGTTCCGTAAATGTTAACA CACGTAAATTttcgaatattttgttaaaagctCATTTGCATGTTACACCTTTGGAAGAATGTAATAGCAGTTATGTGGCATATGGTCTATCGAGAGCCGTTATGAAGGGTATCATAAAAACCCAATTATGTGCCAAAGATGATAAAGATCTTAAGGATTCTTGTCATGGAGATTCAGGGGGGCCATTAAATTTACTTGTCGATG AGTCACGTAATAACTATCGTGTTGTGGGTATTGTTAACTCGGGGATTAGTTGTGCTTCACCCATACCGGGATTGTATACACGTGTAGCAGCCTTTTTGgattttgtggaaaaaattgTATGGCCCAATGGAGGTGACTGA
- the LOC142231978 gene encoding uncharacterized protein LOC142231978 isoform X1 — MRWITLTGLLLLLHIPYMQAVFEGDPCKTKGTLGVCKPWDGCPVMETLIKSHEYNIQEVVRCGFDVWKELICCPSSKPEMKANGTTSSSVGDTTSNYEFGLSILEIFMEPNTNTTDTIPKPDFWWNLSSPSVTTTTMKTLNYEAKELNESSKFFDSLEHGIEEDDIESRCRKKVAKVKFPNDGKEIHNETNLGKPKNDPTNLNLPQKQQQQTPEQSLLSNQSVESLSTETNNATEDEQLDLLIQSIFNTQFEFQNQYPKIEEEQSESFNESEKYVNSSSPKTNEADMEEASTTTTKSSNLDSEGLNGSSKTKDEISQANHSSESLAEEVTNSTSGDTLDVLIQSVFNTQNQSNQYPILENESNGNVENSSGSISSLGRDIQNVFNISNQYPILEKGPNGDDQNFSVSIPTEVVSSAEGDNVDLLIQSVFNTQYEQTGNEQNSSGLNEVTNSTGGDKLDLLIQSQNQYAENGNELNSSGSVPNEVTNSTGGNKLDLLIQSQNQYEQNGNEQTTSGSNEVTNSTGGDKLNLFIQSQNQYGNELNSSGSVPNEVTNSTGGNKLDLLIQSVFNTQFEYQNQYSTVEEEKNGIFNGSEEHAKYADTLSSNSITNEADKDNFSMDSLNTSITTTIKPFIFSPEDPNENSIFHDFPDHLNHHFNVSSLDNEGNRTNNQSILEGQNIQGEVLNLEKPSNASKNLNFPQQHNLNNETLQTNHSFGSSFMGVSNFNETLKPHGTKHSEGNKVDLLIQSLFNTYFDFKNQHPLNEQNGNISDSEQLYGEYGISQTNVTKYANATEADNVASFGQASLSTKPNETSFLPVDPSTHEVKHSESHENGIALPGPLSLLGSLHKHVKKLDHGPSIFTQASTVNNSSSHHPNSFDSIQKIYKNIKNFGMDIVKTEIGKMEHALGSLPIDLEKSYQPRVIRAHQSNPQFDKEPEPMADYPEDPLNFVIEKTKALLHSQPQQTRTDGKSSSKYRGAAQINQPTKNQNRSPSNLISQHRPIPLQANGVDQIPSNQRRTIYNPPISEYSNTSQLFYTQSKLLQSLEPYEFLPSPEEGLADRSAENYSSTPSKRRPNISIDRPAVRACRRFERGLNASVVHHILGGVPAELGEFPHMVGIGYSRIAGNGQGTYDIHCGGTLIDARFVLTAAHCVDSNDRIPSIVRMGVVNFNDPDEMLEAVQIGIKQYFIHDDYKSGRTYNDIAILELKRPAPLSKFIYPACLYTDEADPKRNVRLTVTGWGSVNVNTRKFSNILLKAHLHVTPLEECNSSYVAYGLSRAVMKGIIKTQLCAKDDKDLKDSCHGDSGGPLNLLVDESRNNYRVVGIVNSGISCASPIPGLYTRVAAFLDFVEKIVWPNGGD, encoded by the exons ATGCGGTGGATAACGCTTACAGGTCTCTTATTATTGCTTCACATTCCTTATATGCAGGCAGTTTTCG AAGGAGATCCATGTAAAACTAAAGGAACACTGGGTGTCTGCAAACCATGGGATGGCTGTCCTGTAATGGAGACTTTAATTAAGAGTCATGAATACAACATTCAAGAAGTTGTTCGTTGTGGATTTGATGTATGGAAAGAATTGATTTGTTGTCCCTCTTCTAAGCCGGAAATGAAAGCGAATGGAACCACTTCATCATCGGTGGG AGATACAACATCGAATTATGAATTTGGATTAAGTATTTTGGAAATCTTCATGGAACCAAATACAAATACGACAGACACCATTccaaagccagatttttggtggAATTTATCAAGCCCCTCTGTGACCACAACTACAATGAAGACTTTAAATTATGAGGCTAaagaattaaatgaaagttCCAAGTTTTTTGATTCATTAGAGCATGGAATTGAAGAGGATGATATTGAGTCTAGATGTAGGAAAAAAGTAGCAAAAGTCAAATTTCCTAATGATGGAAAGGAAATCCATAACGAAACCAATTTGGGGAAGCCAAAAAATGAtccaaccaatttaaatttacctcaaaaacaacaacagcaaaccCCAGAACAGAGTTTACTATCCAATCAGTCTGTGGAATCACTTTCAACTGAGACAAATAACGCTACAGAAGACGAGCAATTGGATCTACTTATTCAAAGTATTTTTAATACGCAATTTGAGTTCCAGAATCAATATCCCAAAATTGAAGAGGAACAGAGCGAAAGTTTCAATGAATCGGAAAAATATGTTAATAGTTCATCTCCAAAAACTAATGAAGCTGACATGGAGGAGGCCTCTACAACAACCACCAAATCTTCAAACCTTGATTCAGAAGGCCTAAATGGAAGTTCCAAAACAAAAGATGAGATTTCACAAGCCAATCATTCTTCAGAATCACTTGCTGAAGAAGTAACTAACTCTACGAGTGGAGATACCTTGGATGTACTTATCCAGAGTGTTTTCAATAcacaaaatcaatcaaatcaaTATCCCATACTTGAAAATGAATCAAACGGAAACGTGGAAAACTCTTCAGGATCAATCTCCTCTTTGGGAAGAGATATCCAGAATGTGTTTAATATATCAAATCAATATCCTATACTTGAAAAAGGACCAAACGGAGATGATCAAAACTTTTCAGTATCAATACCCACAGAAGTAGTCTCCTCTGCGGAAGGAGATAATGTGGATCTACTTATCCAGAGTGTGTTTAACACGCAATATGAACAAACTGGAAATGAGCAAAACTCTTCAGGTCTCAATGAGGTTACTAACTCTACTGGAGGAGATAAATTGGATCTTCTTATTCAGAGTCAAAATCAATATGCAGAAAATGGGAATGAGCTCAACTCTTCGGGATCTGTACCCAATGAAGTAACTAACTCTACAGGAGGAAATAAATTGGATCTCCTTATCCAGAgtcaaaatcaatatgaacaaaATGGAAATGAGCaaaccacttctggatccaatgAGGTAACTAACTCTACTGGAGGAGATAAATTGAATCTTTTTATTCAGAGTCAAAATCAATATGGGAATGAGCTCAACTCTTCTGGATCTGTACCCAATGAAGTAACTAACTCTACAGGAGGAAATAAATTGGATCTCCTGATCCAGAGTGTGTTTAATACACAATTTGAGTATCAAAATCAATATTCCACAGTTGAAGAGGAGAAGAACGGGATATTCAATGGATCTGAAGAACATGCCAAGTATGCTGATACTTTGTCTTCAAATTCAATTACTAATGAAGCTGACAAGGATAACTTCTCGATGGATTCGTTaaatacatcgataacaacaacaattaagCCCTTCATCTTTTCTCCAGAGGACCCAAATGAAAACTCCATCTTTCATGATTTCCCAGATCATTTAAATCATCACTTTAATGTATCTTCTCTTGACAATGAAGGTAACAGAACCAATAACCAATCCATTCTGGAAGGGCAGAATATTCAGGGAGAGGTACTGAACCTTGAGAAACCTTCaaatgcttcaaaaaatttgaattttccgcAACAACATAACCTCAATAATGAGACCTTACAAACTAATCATTCTTTTGGATCAAGTTTCATGGGAGTAAGTAACTTTAATGAAACTCTTAAACCGCATGGAACTAAGCATTCTGAAGGAAATAAAGTAGATCTTCTTATTCAGAGTTTATTCAATAcatattttgattttaaaaatcaaCATCCTCTAAATGAACAAAACGGTAATATCAGTGATTCTGAACAATTATATGGGGAATATGGAATTTCCCAAACTAATGTTACAAAATACGCAAATGCTACTGAAGCAGATAATGTAGCAAGTTTTGGCCAGGCATCCCTTTCCACAAAACCAAATGAAACATCATTCCTCCCTGTGGATCCCTCAACGCATGAGGTTAAACATTCCGAATCACATGAAAATGGAATAGCATTGCCTGGTCCTTTATCACTTCTTGGATCATTGCATAAGCATGTCAAAAAATTAGATCACGGACCATCTATATTCACTCAAGCTTCCACAGTGAATAACTCATCATCCCATCACCCAAATTCTTTTGattccatacaaaaaatttacaaaaatattaagaatttcGGTATGGATATTGTTAAAACTGAAATTGGTAAAATGGAACATGCTCTAGGAAGTCTTCCAATCGATCTAGAAAAATCATATCAACCACGGGTCATTAGAGCCCATCAATCAAATCCACAGTTTGATAAGGAACCGGAGCCAATGGCAGATTATCCAGAAGATCcacttaattttgtaatagaaaaAACTAAAGCACTGCTCCATAGTCAACCCCAACAAACTCGAACTGATGGAAAATCTTCATCAAAATATCGAGGGGCTGCTCAGATAAACCAACCAACTAAAAATCAAAACCGGTCCCCATCAAATTTAATATCACAACACCGTCCCATTCCTCTTCAAGCCAATGGAGTTGATCAAATTCCAAGTAATCAAAGACGAACCATATATAATCCTCCAATATCAGAATATTCCAATACAAGTCaacttttctatacacaatCCAAACTTCTGCAGTCATTAGAGCCATATGAATTTCTTCCATCTCCAGAAGAGGGTTTAGCTGATCGCAGTGCAGAAAACTACTCAAG TACCCCATCCAAACGGAGACCGAATATATCCATTGATAGGCCGGCCGTTAGAG CTTGCCGTCGCTTTGAGCGTGGACTGAATGCTAGTGTTGTACATCATATTTTGGGTGGTGTTCCTGCGGAATTGGGTGAATTTCCTCACATGGTAGGCATTGGTTATAGTCGTATTGCTGGCAATGGTCAAGGTACATACGATATACATTGTGGTGGAACATTGATAGATGCCCGTTTCGTTTTGACAGCTGCTCATTGTGTTGATTCCAACGATCGTATACCCTCTATTGTTCGTATGGGTGTGGTGAATTTTAATGATCCCGATGAAATGCTTGAAGCTGTTCAAATAGGAATAAAG CAATATTTTATTCACGATGACTACAAATCGGGACGAACCTATAACGATATTGCAATTTTAGAATTGAAAAGACCAGCTCCCTTATCTAAgtttatatatcccgcatgcctATACACCGATGAAGCTGATCCCAAACGTAATGTTCGTTTAACAGTAACTGGCTGGGGTTCCGTAAATGTTAACA CACGTAAATTttcgaatattttgttaaaagctCATTTGCATGTTACACCTTTGGAAGAATGTAATAGCAGTTATGTGGCATATGGTCTATCGAGAGCCGTTATGAAGGGTATCATAAAAACCCAATTATGTGCCAAAGATGATAAAGATCTTAAGGATTCTTGTCATGGAGATTCAGGGGGGCCATTAAATTTACTTGTCGATG AGTCACGTAATAACTATCGTGTTGTGGGTATTGTTAACTCGGGGATTAGTTGTGCTTCACCCATACCGGGATTGTATACACGTGTAGCAGCCTTTTTGgattttgtggaaaaaattgTATGGCCCAATGGAGGTGACTGA